A genomic region of Sneathia sanguinegens contains the following coding sequences:
- a CDS encoding ABC transporter ATP-binding protein, with translation MLKVCKLYKKYGNVIANNDINFQINDGEFVIILGPSGAGKSTLLNILGGIDVATSGDIIIDDKIISKMSENSLTKYRRNYVGFVFQFYNLMPNLTALENVELASELVKDSMDAKEILEQVGLRERLHNFPQELSGGEQQRVAIARAIAKKPKILLCDEPTGALDYKTGKQILKLLHKICRETKTIVIVITHNRAIAPMADRIIEINDAKVKNEYVNTNIIPIEEIEW, from the coding sequence TTGTTGAAGGTATGTAAATTATATAAAAAGTATGGTAATGTCATTGCAAACAATGATATTAATTTTCAGATAAATGATGGAGAATTTGTAATTATTTTAGGACCATCAGGAGCTGGAAAAAGTACATTGCTTAATATACTTGGAGGGATAGATGTAGCAACTTCAGGCGATATTATTATAGATGATAAGATAATATCAAAAATGTCTGAAAATAGTCTAACAAAGTATAGAAGAAATTATGTAGGTTTTGTATTTCAATTTTATAATTTAATGCCAAATTTAACAGCTCTTGAAAATGTTGAACTAGCATCTGAGTTAGTAAAAGATTCTATGGATGCTAAAGAAATACTTGAACAGGTTGGTCTAAGAGAGAGATTACATAATTTTCCACAAGAATTATCTGGTGGTGAACAACAAAGAGTTGCGATAGCTAGAGCTATAGCTAAAAAACCGAAAATCTTATTATGTGATGAACCAACAGGAGCATTGGATTATAAGACAGGGAAACAAATTTTAAAATTACTTCATAAAATTTGTCGTGAGACAAAGACTATAGTTATTGTTATAACACATAATAGAGCAATAGCACCGATGGCAGACAGAATAATAGAAATAAATGATGCAAAAGTAAAAAATGAATATGTAAATACTAATATTATTCCTATTGAAGAAATAGAGTGGTAA